One Magnetospirillum sp. 15-1 genomic window, ACCCGACAGCGTCATCAGGCCGTTGATCATGCCGCCCCACGACGGCATCCACAGCATCACCGAGAAGGTCATGCCCAGGGTCTGCGCCCAATCGGGCAGGGCGGTGTAGTGCAGGTGGTGCGGACCGGCCCAGATGTACAGGAAGATCAGCGCCCAGAAGTGCACGATCGACAGACGGTAGGAGTACACCGGACGCTCGGCCCGCTTCGGCACGAAGTAGTACATGATGCCGAGGAAGCCGGCGGTCAGGAAGAAGCCCACCGCGTTGTGGCCGTACCACCACTGGGTCATGGCGTTCTGCACGCCGCCGAACACGTTGTAGCTCTTCATCCAGCTACCGCCGAAGATGGCGGCGGGAATCGCGATGTTGTTGCCCAGGTGGAGCATCGCGATGGTCAGGATCATGGCGAAGAAGAACCAGTTGGCCACATAGATGTGGGGTTCCTTGCGCTTCATGATGGTGCCGGCGAAGGCGATCAGGTAGGCCACCCAGATGACGGTGAGCCACAGATCGATCCACCATTCCGGCTCCGCGTATTCCTGGCCCTGGCTGAAGCCCAGGACATAGGACAGCGCGGCGACGACGATCAGCGCCTGGAAGTTCCAGAAGATGAAGCCGCCGAGACCCGAACCGCCGAACAGGCTGGCACGGCTGGTACGCTGCACGATGTACAGCGAAGTGGAGAAAAGAACGTTGCCGCCGAACGCGAAGATCACCGCGGAGGTGTGAACGGGACGCAGGCGCCCGAACGAAGTCCACTCGAGATCGAGGTTCAGAACGGGAAAGGCCAACTGCAGGGCGATGAAGTCGCCCGCCAGGAAGCCCACGACGCCCCAGAAAATCGCGGCGAGCGTGAACTTCTTGATCACGTCTTCGCAATAGGGCGTGGCTTCGGTGTTGATGCTCATGCCGAACTCCTGTTTCGACCGGAAAAGGGTCCACCTGAAGCATCCGGCCGGTTCCATGGCGACACCATGCCCCCGGGGCCGATGGCGGCCGGGTGGTTCTTTGCTTCAAGTGTGGGCACTATGCCGACGGACGGGGTGGCCGCCATTGATATATATCAAAGTATGACGATTTTCAGGCATCACAGGCACTTGGCGCAGATATTTAGGCAAGTGTAGAGTGCCGGCCATGACACAGATTCATGAAGACGTCCCCGCCGCCCGCCCCGTGATCCGCCTGGCCAAGGGGCGCTCCAAGCGCCTGCGGGCCGGTCACCCCTGGGTATTTTCCAACGAGATCGAGATGGGCGCCGACGCCAAGGCGCTGCCGCCGGGTTCCCTGGTCACCCTGATGGATGCCGGCGACGAGCGCCTGGGCGTCGCCACCTTCAACCCCCATTCCCTGATCGCCGCCCGCGTGCTGTCGCGCCGTGCCGCCGACACGGTGGACGCCGACTTCCTGGCCGAGCGGCTGCGCGCGGCCCTGGCCTTGCGCGACACGCTGTTTCCCACCGCCCATTACCGGCTGATCCATTCCGAGGCCGACCGGCTGCCCGGCCTGATCGTCGACCGTTATGGTGACGTGCTGGCGGTGCAGACCAATACCGCCGGCATGGAGCGCCTGCTGCCGGTTCTGCTCGAGGCCTTGAAGGTCGTTCTCGACCCGCGCGCCGTGGTGCTGGTCAACGACAGCCCGGTGCGCAAGCTGGAAGGCCTCGAGCAGCATCACGAGGTGGCCTTCGGTTCGCTGGACGGGCCGGTGGAATTGGTGGAGAACGGCTGCTGCTTCGTCGCCGACCTCACCGGCGGCCAGAAGACCGGCTGGTTCTTCGACCAGCGCGACAACCGGGCCTTCGTCGCCCGGCTGGCCAAGGGTCGCCGCGTGCTGGACGTCTATACCTATGCCGGCGGCTTCGCGGTGCAGGCGGCCATGGCCGGCGCGGTGGAAACCGTCGCCGTGGACCGCTCCGAGCATTCCCTGGCCCTGGCGGATCAGGCGGCGCGGCTGAACGGCGTCGAGGTGCGCACGGTACGGGCCGAGGCCTTCGCCGAGATGGAGCGTCTGGCCCTGGCCGGCGAGCGCTTCGGCGTGGTGGTGGCCGACCCGCCGGCCTTCGTCAAGTCGCGCAAGGACCTGGGCGCCGGGGCCAAGGGCTACCGCAAGATGGCCCGTCTGGCCGCCGCCCTGGTGGAGCCGGGCGGCTTCCTGCTGTGCGCGTCGTGCTCCCACCACATGCCGGTCGAGACCTTCGCCGAGGAAATCGGCCACGGCCTGCATCTGGCCGGCCGCTCGGGCCGCATCCTCAGGAGTGCCGGTGCCGCCCCCGATCATCCGGTCCATCCCTGGCTGCCGGAAAGCGCCTATCTCAAGGCTCAGGTTTTCCAGCTCGATTGAATTCCAGCGACCCAAAGCAAATATCCCGACAGACCCAACCTTTAGGCATGCAGTAATCGTATCAATCGAAATCATGACCCCAAGGGGGGGCGAAGGGGGCTCTGCTCAAGAACGGTGCAGCAGAGTTACCTCCAAACGGTTGTCAAATACATATGCTTTGAATCCGGGTTTGTGTGCCTTGGGCTAACTTGTTGGTTTTTCCATTATTTCGGGCGATCTTTCCCTCTTGCGTTTGTAAAATTACTAGAGCAAGTATTGGGCGCTTCATGGGTCAGAGGGAAACATGCCGCGCAGAAAGGCAAATCGGGGCCGTACACCGGCCGGGGCGCCCAATCCGATCGATGTCCATGTCGGTTCACGCATGCGCTTGCGCCGGACGTTACTCGGGCTCAGCCAGGAAAAGCTTGGCGAGATGATTGGGCTTACCTTCCAACAGGTACAGAAATACGAACGTGGTGCCAATCGAGTCAGTTGCTCGCGACTGTTCGATTTGTCCCGCTCGCTCGAAGTACCAATTTCATACTTCTTTGACGACATGCCCGACGAGGTGAAGGGCCTGTCGCCGGTGCAGATGGTACGCGAACCCCCCAAGGAGGAACCGCCGGCCGCCGAGGCCGACCCCCGCCTGCGTCGCGAGACTCTGGAATTGGTGCGTAATTACTACAGCATCATCGATCCCGACGTGCGTCGCCGGATTTATGATCTGGCCAAGGCTCTGTCCGACCGCGGCGGCGCCGAGGAATAGGCCCGTCGGGCCGTTGAACCAAGTCATCCGTGTCATCCCGAGCAGAAGCGAGGGATCTCACTCCCGACGGTTCTCGGGATGACCGATCAGAGCAAAGTCCGGAAATATAAGCCTCAGCCGCCGCCCGCCGGGTCCCGGATGGGCAGCGGATAGGTTGCCCGGGGCGGCAGGCGGTGAATCAGCACCGCCACCGCCACCAGGGTGACGGCTCCGGCCAGGACCGGCAGGAACAGAAAGCCCCAGCCGGGATGCGTCATCATCACCACCAGCGGGTCGGCACCCGCCGGCGGGTGGGTTAGGCGCAACCCGGCCAGCACCACCATCACCACCGCCACCGACAGGACCATGCTGATCCAGCCGCCCGGCAGGAAATGGTCGAACAGCAACCCGATGAAGGTGGCGACCATGTGGCTGCCGATCACGCTGGACGGCTGCGACAGGGGCGAATCCGGCATGCCGAACACCAGCACCGCCGAAGCCCCCAGGGGTGCCGCCAGCATGGGTGCCCCGCCCACCTGATCCAGCATCGCCACCGTACTGAGCGCCAGGACGACGCCTAATCCGGCCTTGGTCCAGGACGGCAGGCACTGGCGCGACTGGTGGCGATGGATGAAACGACGGGGCATGAATCCTCCTGTTGGCGGCCTCGCTAAAGCGGGGGATAAATACATCTTTATGCCCGAGCCTATCCATGATGAGGGTCAAGGGTGGTGTCGATTCCTTGGCATTGAGAGAGAACAACGATGCTCGAGCGCCTGTTTCACTTATCCGGGCACCGAACCAACCTGCGGACGGAGGTGCTGGCCGG contains:
- the ccoN gene encoding cytochrome-c oxidase, cbb3-type subunit I encodes the protein MSINTEATPYCEDVIKKFTLAAIFWGVVGFLAGDFIALQLAFPVLNLDLEWTSFGRLRPVHTSAVIFAFGGNVLFSTSLYIVQRTSRASLFGGSGLGGFIFWNFQALIVVAALSYVLGFSQGQEYAEPEWWIDLWLTVIWVAYLIAFAGTIMKRKEPHIYVANWFFFAMILTIAMLHLGNNIAIPAAIFGGSWMKSYNVFGGVQNAMTQWWYGHNAVGFFLTAGFLGIMYYFVPKRAERPVYSYRLSIVHFWALIFLYIWAGPHHLHYTALPDWAQTLGMTFSVMLWMPSWGGMINGLMTLSGAWDKLRTDPVMRFLVSSVAFYGMSTFEGPMMSIKAVNSLSHYTDWGIGHVHSGALGWVAFVSFGALYYLVPKLWGRKEMYSLKLVGVHFWVATVGIVFYITAMWISGIMQGLMWRAYDSLGFLQYSFIETVEAMRPYYMIRALGGFLFVCGSLVMVYNVIKTIKGDVADEALASATNAAR
- a CDS encoding class I SAM-dependent rRNA methyltransferase, whose translation is MTQIHEDVPAARPVIRLAKGRSKRLRAGHPWVFSNEIEMGADAKALPPGSLVTLMDAGDERLGVATFNPHSLIAARVLSRRAADTVDADFLAERLRAALALRDTLFPTAHYRLIHSEADRLPGLIVDRYGDVLAVQTNTAGMERLLPVLLEALKVVLDPRAVVLVNDSPVRKLEGLEQHHEVAFGSLDGPVELVENGCCFVADLTGGQKTGWFFDQRDNRAFVARLAKGRRVLDVYTYAGGFAVQAAMAGAVETVAVDRSEHSLALADQAARLNGVEVRTVRAEAFAEMERLALAGERFGVVVADPPAFVKSRKDLGAGAKGYRKMARLAAALVEPGGFLLCASCSHHMPVETFAEEIGHGLHLAGRSGRILRSAGAAPDHPVHPWLPESAYLKAQVFQLD
- a CDS encoding helix-turn-helix transcriptional regulator, yielding MPRRKANRGRTPAGAPNPIDVHVGSRMRLRRTLLGLSQEKLGEMIGLTFQQVQKYERGANRVSCSRLFDLSRSLEVPISYFFDDMPDEVKGLSPVQMVREPPKEEPPAAEADPRLRRETLELVRNYYSIIDPDVRRRIYDLAKALSDRGGAEE
- a CDS encoding HPP family protein; translated protein: MPRRFIHRHQSRQCLPSWTKAGLGVVLALSTVAMLDQVGGAPMLAAPLGASAVLVFGMPDSPLSQPSSVIGSHMVATFIGLLFDHFLPGGWISMVLSVAVVMVVLAGLRLTHPPAGADPLVVMMTHPGWGFLFLPVLAGAVTLVAVAVLIHRLPPRATYPLPIRDPAGGG